The following are encoded in a window of Geobacter metallireducens GS-15 genomic DNA:
- a CDS encoding exosortase system-associated protein, TIGR04073 family encodes MRSFAWFLALTLTLSCSTPLFAQDEPKPEFVVEKMAFKLARGVTNFATAIVELPKQSYLSVRDRGNVGYVIGPLKGVGMTLYRAFIGATEAVFFPVPQPGYYDPMIEPDFVWKGWEPPQRATVEEGDMTMETESGEGQ; translated from the coding sequence ATGCGTTCTTTCGCATGGTTTCTTGCCCTGACGCTGACCCTTTCCTGCTCAACCCCCCTCTTTGCCCAGGACGAACCGAAACCGGAATTCGTCGTGGAAAAAATGGCCTTCAAACTGGCCCGCGGCGTGACCAATTTTGCAACGGCTATCGTGGAACTTCCCAAGCAGTCGTACCTGAGCGTCCGTGACCGGGGCAACGTGGGTTACGTCATCGGCCCCCTCAAGGGAGTCGGCATGACCCTCTACCGGGCCTTCATCGGCGCCACCGAGGCAGTCTTTTTCCCCGTCCCCCAGCCGGGATATTACGACCCCATGATCGAACCCGACTTCGTATGGAAAGGATGGGAGCCGCCCCAGCGCGCGACTGTGGAGGAAGGTGACATGACGATGGAGACAGAGTCGGGAGAGGGGCAATGA
- a CDS encoding exosortase system-associated protein, TIGR04073 family, with translation MKPGRLITGAALACLLVCGQHQRVHAESITSVEDASAQEVVDGMANKFARGVANTATGWLEFPKQIYVTWQEEGPAKGLTVGPLKGVGMTVARTLAGAGEAVTFFISWPGFFDAYMDPAYVWEKE, from the coding sequence ATGAAACCGGGACGCCTGATTACCGGAGCAGCCCTCGCCTGCCTGCTCGTTTGTGGGCAGCACCAACGGGTCCATGCCGAAAGCATAACCTCGGTCGAAGACGCCTCGGCCCAGGAGGTGGTTGACGGCATGGCCAACAAGTTCGCCCGGGGGGTAGCCAACACGGCGACCGGCTGGCTGGAGTTTCCAAAGCAGATTTATGTCACCTGGCAGGAAGAGGGGCCGGCAAAGGGATTGACCGTCGGCCCCCTGAAGGGGGTGGGAATGACTGTGGCGAGGACCCTGGCCGGTGCGGGGGAAGCGGTGACGTTCTTTATCTCCTGGCCCGGCTTCTTCGACGCCTACATGGACCCAGCCTACGTTTGGGAAAAGGAGTAG
- a CDS encoding DNA polymerase domain-containing protein yields MAEPRLTESPLLSGADPTEGIVAAELAGRFIRLFIRTPGGVIFRDTPFRPFILLEDRALLGGFRSDVETRPLAGPGAFRYLALFADWSECLAARDFLAKRTGHTPSAPDAPYLFLSDPVHQHLLLAGTTFFKGLEFNALRRLALDIETACAEGFEFSNPAREEDRILSIAVMEEGGYEEYLSAHALSEREMLERLTAIIRERDPDVIEGHNLFRFDLEYIRARAARHGVRLRWGRDGSEPRVHPSRFAVAERTIDYPRWNIYGRSVMDTYFLLQIYDVSSRELESHGLKQAAIHFGLASPDRVYLDRQAMDEVFRSDPEALRRYNLDDVRETLALSRLLSYPWFLQARIFPYSYQTCVIRGNATRINALFLREYLRQGAAVPKPAGSVGTFEGGYAAVFETGVLGPIVHCDVASLYPSIMLAYGLDPRREHLGLFLPLLAQLRQFRLAAKERAREAALPHERDYFNALQQTFKVLINSFYGYLGTTIHTFSDPGVAAEVTRRGRELIQDMIEWLRRHGARPVEVDTDGIYFIPPQGIETIGQEEALVRELSATLPEGIAVEMDGRYRAIFSYKIKNYALLDHDGKVIVRGSALRSRGIERYLRDFMAAAVRLLLQGDGAKIPAFHEDCIRRLRNHLIPIESLARTETLGEAPPTYLQKVRQGKRNPSAAFEIALRAERPFRAGDQISYYVTGHGKGVTVYENCKPVSQYDPTRPDENTEFYLDKLNQLVKRLAAYLPKEPTLFD; encoded by the coding sequence ATGGCCGAGCCCCGCCTCACCGAAAGCCCCCTCCTCTCCGGCGCCGATCCCACGGAAGGGATCGTTGCCGCCGAACTGGCGGGACGGTTCATCCGCCTCTTCATCCGCACGCCTGGCGGCGTCATCTTCAGGGACACCCCCTTCCGCCCCTTCATCCTCCTGGAGGACCGGGCACTTTTGGGCGGCTTCCGGAGCGACGTCGAGACCCGCCCCCTGGCCGGCCCCGGCGCCTTCCGTTACCTGGCCCTCTTCGCCGATTGGTCCGAATGCCTCGCCGCCCGGGATTTCCTGGCGAAGCGGACCGGCCATACCCCCTCCGCCCCCGACGCTCCCTACCTCTTTCTCTCGGACCCGGTGCACCAACACCTCCTCCTCGCCGGCACCACCTTCTTCAAAGGGCTGGAATTCAATGCGCTGCGCCGCCTGGCCCTGGATATCGAGACCGCCTGCGCCGAGGGGTTCGAGTTCTCCAACCCGGCGCGGGAGGAGGACCGCATCCTTTCCATCGCCGTCATGGAGGAAGGGGGCTATGAGGAGTACCTGTCGGCCCATGCACTCTCCGAGCGGGAGATGCTGGAACGGCTCACCGCCATCATCCGGGAGCGGGATCCGGACGTAATCGAAGGGCACAACCTCTTCCGCTTTGACCTCGAATACATCAGGGCCCGGGCGGCCCGGCACGGGGTCAGGCTCCGTTGGGGGCGCGACGGGAGCGAGCCCCGGGTCCACCCTTCCCGGTTCGCCGTGGCGGAGCGGACCATCGACTATCCCCGCTGGAACATTTACGGCCGCTCGGTCATGGACACCTACTTCCTCCTTCAAATCTATGACGTCTCCAGCCGGGAACTGGAGAGCCACGGCCTCAAGCAGGCGGCTATCCACTTCGGCCTCGCCTCACCCGACCGGGTCTACCTGGACCGTCAGGCCATGGACGAGGTCTTCCGCAGCGACCCGGAGGCGCTCAGGCGCTACAATCTGGACGACGTGCGGGAGACCCTTGCCCTGTCGCGGCTCCTCTCCTACCCCTGGTTCCTTCAGGCCCGCATCTTTCCCTACTCCTACCAGACCTGCGTCATCCGGGGGAACGCCACGCGGATCAACGCTCTCTTCCTGCGGGAATACCTGCGGCAGGGCGCTGCGGTCCCGAAACCTGCCGGATCCGTGGGGACCTTCGAGGGTGGGTACGCCGCCGTCTTCGAGACCGGCGTTCTCGGCCCCATCGTCCACTGCGACGTGGCCTCCCTCTACCCCTCCATCATGCTTGCTTACGGCCTAGACCCCCGACGGGAGCACCTGGGGCTCTTCCTGCCGCTCCTGGCGCAGTTGCGGCAGTTTCGCCTCGCCGCCAAGGAGCGGGCACGGGAGGCGGCGCTCCCCCACGAGCGAGACTACTTCAACGCCCTCCAGCAGACCTTCAAGGTGCTCATCAACTCCTTCTACGGCTACCTGGGAACCACCATCCACACCTTCTCCGACCCGGGGGTGGCCGCCGAGGTGACCCGCCGGGGGCGAGAGCTGATCCAGGACATGATCGAATGGCTTCGCCGGCACGGGGCTCGTCCCGTGGAAGTGGACACCGACGGCATCTACTTCATCCCTCCGCAGGGGATAGAAACCATCGGGCAGGAGGAGGCCCTTGTCCGGGAGCTCTCCGCAACCCTCCCGGAAGGGATTGCCGTGGAGATGGACGGCCGGTACCGCGCCATCTTCTCCTACAAGATAAAGAACTACGCCCTCCTGGACCACGACGGGAAGGTAATTGTCAGGGGAAGCGCCCTCCGCTCCCGGGGGATAGAACGGTACCTGCGGGACTTCATGGCAGCGGCGGTCCGGCTCCTGCTACAGGGCGACGGGGCAAAAATCCCGGCGTTCCACGAGGACTGCATCCGGCGCCTGCGGAACCACCTCATCCCCATCGAGAGCCTCGCCCGCACCGAAACCCTCGGTGAAGCGCCGCCCACCTATCTCCAGAAGGTCCGCCAAGGGAAGCGGAACCCGTCGGCGGCATTCGAGATAGCCCTGCGCGCCGAGCGCCCCTTCCGGGCCGGCGACCAGATCAGCTACTACGTAACGGGACACGGAAAAGGGGTGACCGTCTACGAAAACTGCAAGCCGGTCTCCCAGTACGATCCAACCCGGCCCGATGAAAATACGGAATTCTATCTCGACAAGCTCAACCAGCTCGTGAAAAGGCTTGCCGCCTACCTGCCGAAGGAGCCCACCCTCTTTGACTGA
- a CDS encoding TIGR03960 family B12-binding radical SAM protein produces the protein MSYNNLLAIEKPVRYTGDEIGSRPKEDAELRFVLAFPDVYEVGMSHLGLQILYDILNREEGIAAERAYTPWPDREAQLRSLGESLATLESQTSLARADIIGFTLQYELSYTNILTMLDLAGIPFRAAERGDEFPLVIAGGPCACNPEPLADFLDAVLLGDGEEAVVEIAAACLERKRNGESKQWLLERLASIDGVYVPSFFEPRYHDDGTIDAIIPLRPAHGRVRRRFLSDLDTAPYPTAPVVPFLKTIHDRVSIEIGRGCTRGCRFCQAGYLYRPVRERSPETILKLVEETLRNTGYDEVSLLSLSTGDYGCLTPLLRELMVRYAHERIAVALPSLRVGSLSQELVEEIRKVRKTGFTLAPEAGSERLRTIINKGISEEDLLRNAFEAFSNGWRVIKLYFMIGLPGETEEDLVGIADLARKVKQEGKRAGSGGEVNVSVSTFVPKPHTPFQWEPQITTEETVAKQRFLRDELKKRKLGLKWHDAPLSFMEGVFARGDRRLGAVLAKAWELGCRFDGWGDRLKSTTWHEAFAVCGIDPAFYHRRRGIDETLPWDHLDFGVTRAFLRQELEKAWAGEPTGDCRTGRCTGCGICDFDRIAMRTTDPAWQKGSAPATPSPVEADAKVTMRLRYTKTGAMRYLSHLEMIGLFTRAVGRARLPIRFSQGFHPHPKFSFATALSVGVESWAEYLDMELIPSLTPGEVRDRLNAALPEGMRIVEAVVIPPGTPSLSVLMDKVRYRIILLEEAARDLAARAEAFLARDSFPLRRAKKGRIQEYDLRHELAALTVDGPTLELTIGRGKPLEYAAAITGLSPEELADARIEKLDVLFKEFSILSIQGMCNGQ, from the coding sequence GTGTCGTATAACAATCTGCTCGCCATAGAAAAACCTGTCCGCTACACAGGAGATGAAATCGGCTCCCGCCCGAAGGAGGATGCCGAACTCCGCTTCGTCCTCGCCTTCCCCGATGTCTATGAGGTGGGGATGAGCCACCTGGGACTCCAGATTCTCTACGATATCCTGAACAGGGAGGAGGGGATCGCCGCGGAACGGGCCTATACCCCCTGGCCCGACCGGGAAGCACAACTGAGGAGCCTCGGCGAGTCCCTTGCGACCCTGGAGAGCCAGACCTCCCTGGCTCGGGCCGACATCATCGGCTTCACCCTCCAGTACGAGCTCTCCTATACCAACATCCTCACCATGCTCGACCTGGCCGGTATCCCCTTCCGGGCCGCGGAGCGGGGGGACGAATTCCCCCTCGTGATCGCCGGGGGCCCCTGCGCCTGCAACCCAGAGCCCCTGGCCGATTTTCTCGACGCAGTCCTCCTGGGGGACGGTGAGGAGGCGGTAGTAGAGATCGCCGCGGCCTGCCTGGAGCGGAAGCGGAACGGCGAGTCGAAGCAGTGGCTCCTGGAACGACTTGCCAGCATTGACGGGGTCTACGTCCCCTCCTTCTTCGAGCCCCGCTACCACGACGACGGCACCATCGACGCCATCATCCCCCTGCGTCCTGCCCACGGCCGGGTACGGCGGCGGTTTCTCTCCGATCTCGATACGGCCCCCTACCCCACGGCTCCGGTGGTCCCCTTTCTCAAGACGATCCACGACCGGGTGAGCATCGAGATCGGCCGGGGCTGCACCCGGGGGTGCCGTTTCTGCCAGGCGGGGTACCTCTACCGGCCGGTGCGGGAACGCTCCCCGGAAACGATTCTTAAGCTCGTTGAGGAGACCCTGCGGAACACCGGCTACGACGAGGTGTCGCTCCTCTCTCTCTCCACCGGCGACTACGGCTGCCTCACGCCGCTGTTGCGGGAGCTGATGGTCCGCTATGCCCACGAGAGGATCGCCGTGGCGCTGCCGTCACTGCGGGTCGGGAGCCTCAGCCAGGAACTGGTCGAAGAGATCCGCAAGGTCCGCAAGACCGGCTTCACCCTGGCCCCCGAGGCGGGAAGCGAGCGACTGCGCACGATTATCAACAAGGGGATCTCGGAAGAAGACCTCCTCCGCAACGCCTTCGAAGCCTTTTCCAACGGCTGGCGGGTCATCAAGCTCTACTTCATGATCGGACTTCCCGGCGAAACCGAGGAGGATCTCGTCGGCATCGCCGACCTGGCCCGCAAGGTAAAACAGGAGGGAAAGCGTGCCGGCAGCGGCGGCGAGGTAAACGTCTCGGTCTCCACCTTCGTCCCCAAGCCCCACACCCCCTTCCAGTGGGAGCCCCAGATCACCACCGAGGAGACCGTGGCCAAGCAGCGGTTTCTCCGGGACGAGCTCAAGAAGCGCAAGCTGGGCCTCAAGTGGCACGACGCCCCCCTCTCCTTCATGGAAGGGGTCTTCGCCCGGGGAGACCGGCGTCTCGGCGCCGTGCTGGCAAAGGCGTGGGAGCTGGGATGCCGTTTTGACGGCTGGGGGGACCGGCTGAAAAGCACCACGTGGCACGAGGCCTTTGCCGTCTGCGGCATCGACCCTGCCTTCTACCACCGGCGCCGGGGAATCGACGAAACACTCCCCTGGGACCACCTGGACTTCGGTGTGACCAGGGCATTCCTGCGCCAGGAGTTGGAAAAGGCGTGGGCCGGGGAACCCACCGGCGACTGTCGTACGGGACGTTGCACCGGCTGCGGCATCTGCGACTTCGACCGGATCGCCATGCGGACCACCGATCCGGCGTGGCAGAAAGGCAGCGCACCCGCCACGCCTTCCCCCGTTGAAGCCGACGCGAAGGTGACCATGCGGCTTCGCTACACGAAGACCGGCGCCATGCGTTACCTGAGCCATCTGGAGATGATCGGCCTCTTCACCCGGGCCGTGGGACGCGCCCGACTCCCCATCCGCTTCTCCCAAGGGTTCCACCCCCACCCCAAATTCTCGTTTGCCACGGCCCTTTCGGTCGGTGTAGAATCGTGGGCCGAGTATCTCGACATGGAGCTCATCCCCAGCCTCACGCCGGGGGAAGTACGGGACCGGCTCAACGCCGCACTCCCCGAAGGGATGCGGATCGTCGAGGCCGTGGTCATCCCGCCGGGGACGCCGTCCCTGTCAGTGCTCATGGACAAGGTTCGCTACCGGATTATCCTGCTGGAGGAAGCGGCTCGCGACCTTGCCGCCCGGGCAGAGGCGTTCCTTGCCCGGGACAGCTTCCCCCTCCGGCGGGCAAAAAAGGGGCGGATCCAGGAATACGACCTGCGCCACGAACTGGCCGCACTCACCGTCGATGGCCCGACCCTGGAGCTGACCATCGGCCGGGGAAAACCCCTCGAGTACGCCGCCGCCATCACGGGGCTTTCGCCCGAAGAGCTGGCCGATGCCCGCATCGAAAAGCTCGACGTCCTTTTCAAAGAATTTTCGATTTTATCTATACAGGGTATGTGCAATGGCCAATGA